Proteins from a genomic interval of Rosa chinensis cultivar Old Blush chromosome 2, RchiOBHm-V2, whole genome shotgun sequence:
- the LOC112190225 gene encoding mitochondrial outer membrane protein porin 2: MSKGPGLFSDIGKKAKDLLTRDYNSDQKFSVSSYSDAGVALTSTAVKKGGLSTGDIATQYKYKNAVVDVKVDTESNISTTFTITDIVPSTKTIASFKVPDYNGGKLEVQYFHDHATLTTAVALNQSPAIDFSATIGTPTIAFGAEAGYDTTSGNFTKYTAGISVTQSVSNASIILGDKGDSIKASYVHYVDLLKRSAAVGEITRKFSTNENTFTVGGQYAIDPLTVVKAKLNNHGKLGALLQHEVIPKSLLTVSGEIDTKSLDKHPKFGLAIALKP, from the exons ATGAGCAAGGGACCGGGACTCTTCTCCGACATCGGCAAAAAGGCCAAAG ATCTTCTGACCAGGGACTACAACTCCGATCAGAAATTCAGTGTCTCCTCCTACAGCGATGCCGGTGTG GCTCTCACATCAACAGCAGTGAAAAAAGGAGGACTGTCCACCGGGGACATTGCTACGCAGTACAAGTACAAGAACGCAGTCGTTGATGTCAAAGTTGACACAGAATCAAAT ATCTCAACTACCTTCACAATCACAGATATTGTTCCATCCACAAAGACTATTGCTTCATTCAAAGTGCCAGACTATAACGGTGGCAAG TTGGAGGTTCAGTACTTTCATGACCATGCAACCTTAACTACAGCTGTAGCTTTGAATCAATCCCCAGCCATTGATTTTTCAGCTACCATTGGTACCCCAACCATCGCATTTGGTGCAGAAGCTGGTTATGACACCACTTCTGGAAATTTTACAAAGTACACTGCTGGAATTAGCGTGACACAATCGGTTTCCAATGCTTCAATAATTCT gGGCGACAAGGGAGACAGTATAAAAGCATCTTATGTGCATTATGTGGATCTGTTAAAGAGGAGTGCTGCTGTTGGAGAAATCACTAGAAAGTTTTCCACGAACGAGAACACTTTCACAGTGGGAGGCCAATATGCTATTGATCCCTTGACTGTAGTGAAAGCAAAGCTCAACAATCACGGCAAGCTGGGAGCCCTCCTGCAGCATGAAGTGATACCAAAGTCTCTGCTGACAGTATCTGGTGAGATTGACACCAAGTCCTTGGACAAACATCCCAAATTCGGGCTGGCCattgccctcaagccttga
- the LOC112190815 gene encoding 60S ribosomal protein L26-1 has product MKRNPRVSSSRRKSRKAHFTAPSSVRRVLMSAPLSSDLRSKYNVRSMPVRKDDEVQVVRGTYKGREGKVVQVYRRKWVIHIERITREKVNGSTVNVGINPSKVLITKLRLDKDRKSLLDRKAKGRAAADKDKGTKFTAEDIMQNVD; this is encoded by the coding sequence atgaagaggaacCCACGCGTGTCGAGCTCCAGGCGCAAGAGCCGCAAGGCCCACTTCACGGCGCCGTCGAGCGTCCGCCGCGTCCTGATGAGCGCGCCGCTCTCCTCGGACCTCCGGTCGAAGTACAACGTCCGGTCCATGCCGGTGCGCAAGGACGACGAGGTCCAGGTGGTGCGTGGGACCTACAAGGGCCGGGAGGGCAAGGTGGTGCAGGTCTACCGCCGCAAGTGGGTCATCCACATCGAGCGGATCACCCGCGAGAAGGTCAACGGATCCACGGTCAACGTCGGAATCAACCCGTCCAAGGTCCTCATCACCAAGCTCAGGTTGGACAAGGACCGCAAGTCGCTGCTGGACCGCAAGGCCAAGGGAAGAGCCGCCGCCGATAAGGACAAAGGCACCAAGTTCACGGCGGAGGACATCATGCAGAACGTGGATTGA
- the LOC112189638 gene encoding BTB/POZ domain-containing protein At3g49900 — MRNWKNLGFVETIYEEEDDCEFSSASPSLSPAISSPSTPLHSRVESWSRATGHSTEVLIRVQGKCFQLHKDPLTSRSTYLKRQLTAFVSDFTLPLNISAETFTLVADFCYGARLVITLFNVAALRTAAELLEMTETNDDDDNNLLHSTDTYFSQVVAVNRDYASVVFRSCMPLLPEAETVAFLVSRCIEALALSDDGDSRVDWLHEVITVCPEDFQIVAEVIQRRYGSHDVVYKLVDLYIMRYNGKITEEQKAQICSSIDCSKLSPQVLLEAVQNPIMPLRFVVRAMLIEQLNTRRTILTAATDHHHSQLPLLQHHYDVSKSDPAPVTTLGSILQRDNVLRQSAQLKATMAATSSRIKTLEEELNGMKKLLEECHNEKNDRSIMAGAGGDRKSASFHYGSSDENNHSKLITKSASSSSFRLINFRRKEKTEGTNWASCNGTPGLTKSISQRLISGLKKAFRVSGSKDVSQEKFVSYGDGGNNKDIIVIE; from the exons ATGAGGAATTGGAAAAATCTAGGGTTTGTTGAGACTatctatgaagaagaagatgactgTGAATTCTCTTCtgcctctccttctctctccccaGCCATCTCTTCACCTTCTACACCTCTCCATTCCAGAGTAGAATCATG GTCTCGGGCAACTGGGCACAGTACAGAAGTTCTGATTCGAGTTCAGGGAAAATGTTTCCAACTGCACAAG GATCCACTGACATCAAGAAGCACATATTTAAAGCGCCAACTAACCGCCTTCGTCTCGGACTTCACGTTGCCTTTAAACATCTCCGCCGAAACTTTCACCCTCGTCGCCGATTTCTGCTACGGCGCCCGCCTCGTCATAACGCTGTTCAACGTCGCAGCTCTAAGAACCGCCGCGGAGCTACTCGAGATGACGGAGACTAACGACGACGATGACAACAACTTACTCCACTCAACGGATACCTACTTCAGCCAAGTGGTCGCCGTCAACAGAGACTACGCGTCCGTAGTGTTTAGGTCTTGCATGCCTTTACTTCCCGAAGCCGAAACGGTGGCGTTTCTCGTGAGCAGGTGCATTGAGGCGTTGGCTCTATCCGATGACGGCGACAGCCGTGTGGATTGGCTACATGAGGTTATAACGGTGTGTCCCGAGGACTTTCAGATAGTCGCCGAGGTCATTCAGCGTCGTTACGGAAGCCACGACGTCGTTTATAAGCTTGTTGATCTTTATATCATG AGATATAATGGCAAAATTACAGAGGAGCAGAAAGCACAGATATGCAGTTCCATAGACTGCAGCAAGCTCTCACCACAAGTCCTTCTAGAAGCGGTGCAAAACCCGATAATGCCGTTACGTTTCGTTGTCCGAGCCATGCTCATCGAGCAGCTCAACACTCGCCGCACCATTCTCACTGCAGCTACTGATCATCACCACTCCCAACTTCCTCTCCTCCAGCATCATTATGACGTCAGCAAATCCGACCCTGCCCCAGTCACTACATTAGGTTCCATCCTCCAACGTGACAATGTGCTCCGCCAATCGGCGCAGCTGAAGGCCACCATGGCCGCGACGAGCTCGAGAATCAAAACTCTAGAAGAAGAGCTGAATGGGATGAAGAAGTTGCTGGAAGAGTGtcataatgagaagaatgataGGAGTATAATGGCGGGGGCTGGTGGTGACCGCAAGTCTGCCAGCTTTCATTATGGGAGTAGTGATGAGAATAATCACAGTAAGTTGATAACAAAGTCTGCTTCTTCGTCTAGTTTTCGGCTCATTAATTTTAGACGCAAGGAGAAAACGGAGGGGACTAATTGGGCATCTTGTAATGGAACGCCGGGGTTGACGAAGAGTATTAGTCAGAGGCTGATTAGTGGATTGAAGAAAGCATTTCGGGTTTCAGGATCAAAGGATGTCTCGCAGGAAAAATTCGTGAGCTATGGCGATGGTGGCAATAATAAGGATATCATTGTGATTGAATAG